The DNA sequence CCGCGGGATCGGCGGCGACGCCGGCTCAGAGGCCGAAATCGGCCTCGGTCAGGATCGCCAGGCCCACGATCTCGAAGCGATAGTCGGCGACGGCGTCGCCGTCGACATCGGCTTCGACGACCGTCAGGTCGTCGACCGCCGTCGCGTGGAAGTAGCGCAGCTGGCCCGCGACCCCGGTGAATCCGTTCGATCCGATGAACGCGAACGCCTGGTCGTCGGCGACCGTTACGTCCGCATCGATGAGGTCGAGCACCAGCAGGTCGCCGTCGGCCTGGCTGAAGTCGCGGACGACCGCCATGGTCTTGCCGGCCTCCTTGCCCTGGCCCTCGCCGTCCTCGCCGAACCAGAACAGGTCGGCGCCGGCGCCGCCCCACAGGTCGTCCAGGCCCCTGCCGCCGTGGAGCTGGTCGTCGCCGTCGTCGCCGTGGAGCGTGTCGCCCCCGTCGCCGCCGTGCAGCACGTCGTCGTCGGCGCCGCCATAGAGCCGATCCGCGTCGCCCTCGCCATAGAGATGGTCCGCCCCCGCGTCGCCATAGAGCCGGTCGTCGCCGAAGCCGCCGTAGAGAACGTCGTCGTCCTGGCCGCCGCGCAGGTCGTCGATGCCGTCGCCGCCGAACATCTCGTCCCGGCCGCCGGAGCCCCACAGGTCGTCGTTGCCGCTGCCGCCGAAGATGTCGTCGTCGCCGAGGCCGCCGAACAGATAGTCGTCGCCGCCGTCGCCCGACAGGCGGTTCGCGCCGGCATCGCCGATGATCCGGTCGTTGCGGCCGGTGCCGACCGCGTGCTCGATCCCGTCGAGCGCGTCCTTGCGGCTCTCATCGCCGAACAGGGTGTGCTGGAAGCCGAGATGGACGATCAGCCCGTCGACGCCGGACACGGTGCCGGCACCGTTGCCCAGCAGGCCGCTGCCCTGGGTGCCGAGCACGATGTCGCCCGGGCCGGGATCGGGCTCCTGCGCGGGGTCGTAGGCGGAGTAGTCCACCGTGTCGGCGCCGCCGCCGCCGACCAGCGTGTCGTGGCCCAGGCTGCCGACCAGGGTGTCGTTGCCGTCGCCGGCCTCGACATAGTCGCCGCCGCCGCCGCCGTCGATCACGTTGGCCTCGGCGTTGCCGACGAGATAGTCGAAGGCCTGTCCGCCGATCAGGTTCTCGATCGACAGCAAGGTGTCGCCGGCGGCGTCGCCGAGCGATCCGGTGCCCGTGGCCAGCGAGATCCAGAGCGTCGATGTCGAGGCGGAATAGTCGGCGGTGTCCACGCCCGACCCGCCGTCCAGCAGGTCTGCGCCGGCGCCGCCGACCAGGGTGTCGTTGCCCGCGCCGCCATAGAGAAGGTCGTCGTCGCCGCCGCCGAACAGCCGGTCGAACCCGTCGCCGCCGTAGAGCTGGTCGTCGCCGTCGTCGCCGACCAGCCAGTCGTGGCCGTCGCCGCCGAACAGCCGGTCGTCGCCCCACAGGCCGCGGATCACGTCGTTGCCGGCACGGCCGCTGACCTGGTCGTTGCCGGCGGTGCCGTCCAGCCAGTCGTCCTTCTCGGTGCCGAAGATCAGGTCGCCGACCGTGCTCGTCACCGGGCCGGTGACTTTGGACTTGGATGCGGTCAGGGCCATCGAGCCGTCCTCCGCTTGCCTGGGCGCGCACGGCGCGGTGCAGACTTTGGGTTCCGTTTCGCCGCGTTCCCGGGCGGGCGGGACCGCGGTCCTGGTGCCGCGACGCAAGGACCGATGCGGCCCACCTTCCGTCCCAAGCGCGCAGGGCACGTCGGAGAGGTCGCGGCGGGCCGGCGATCGGTTCAACCCCGCTTCGGCCGCTGTTGCATCGCGGCGGCGATGCGCGCGTGATGGGCCGACGACGATGGGAGATCGCCATGCTCGACGTCAGGTCGCTGCGCCCCGACAACGCCCCGGGCGCCGCCGTCACCCGGATCAGCGCCGCGGAGTTCGGGCCGCTGACCCGGTTCCGCGCCGCGGTGGCCCACGCCCTGGTCGCGCGCCGCAGCCGCCGGGCCGAGGCGGTGCTGCGCGCCAACGCGCCGCTGTGGGCGCTGATCGAGGCCTATGCCCGCAACTCGGCGGTGACCGGCGTCTCCTACGGCGACTATCTGACCCTCTACGAGGAGGTGCGGCGGCGGCGGCCGACCGAGATCCTGGAATGCGGCACCGGCATCTCCACCGTCGTGCTGGCCTATGCCCAGCTGGAGAACGAGCGCGAGGGCGCGCCGCCCGGCCGGGTGACCAGCATGGAGGACGTGCCGCACTGGCACGCGGTGGCGCGCCAGTGCCTGCCGGCACAACTGGCCGGCCGCGTCGACCTGGTGCTCAGCCCGAAGCGCGACGGCTTCTACAAGTGCTTCCGCGGGGTCGAGTATGCGGCGATCCCCGACCGGCCCTACGACTTCGTGTTCAGCGACGGCCCCGACCGCCACTCGCCGGTCAACGGCGACAAGCTGTTCAACCTCGACTTCATCACCGTGGTGCGGCGGTCGGAGCGGCCGGTGTTCGGCATCGTCGACGACCACTACCTGACCTTCTACGTGCTGCAGAAGGTGTTCGGCCTGCGCCGCGCCCGCTACAGCGTCGCCCGCAAGCTGATGCTGGTCGGCCCGGTCACCCGCGCCGACGTGCGCATCCTGCAGAAGGAACCCTTCCTGCGCGACCTCCGCCTGCTCCGCCCGACCGAGCTGCACCTGCGCATGGGCGTGGACCGTTAGGGGAGGGCATGATGTTCCTGTTTTGTTTCACGTGAAACATTGGGCATACGGGGGTCGTGCGGCGTTGCGGCCGTTTCGACGCCGCCGGCCGGCGCCGGCCGTTTGTCGATCTGCCGTCATGCGCGGACCTGATCCGCGCATCTCGCGCCGCCGCGCGCCCGATGGAAGATCGCGGGGAGAACCCAGCGATGACCGAGGAGGGGGTCGCCGGCTCTGTCTGCCGCCGTGAACCGCCCGGCATCCGCCCGCGACTAAGGCGAGATTGGGGCGGTGGGCCGTCGGGGCCGTGCCGCCGGGCGGACCGCGGAGGACGGGATGGGGAAGATCGCTGCAGTGCTTCTGCTGCTGGCGGCGGCTGCGACGGCCGGGTGCAACGGCGGCGGGTCGGCGGCGGGCGGGCCGCAGGCCGCGCTGGGCGCCGGTGCGGTCAACACGCTGAACGTCTCGCATATCGAGCTGGCGAAGCGCCACGCCACCGCGGTCCTGGTCGTGCTCGACCGGGTCGAGGGCCACAACTGGCGCGTCAGCGGACTGCCGGGGCTGGAAACGGCGCGATCGCGCGCCGGCAACCTGTCGATCCTGGTGCTGCTCGGCAATGGCGACCTCGACCTGGAGGTGGTGCTCGGCGCGCGCGAGGCCTACCTGTCGTCGCCCGGCCTGCCGACCCTGGCCAGCTACACCGTCATCGCCGCCCGCTGAGCGCCCCGGCGGGCTCCCGGCAAGGCCGGCGGGGCTGGATCGCCACGCCGCCCTTCGGCCGGCTCGCGACGAAGCGTAGCGGGGGACGGGCAGCCCGCGATGACGGCAAAGAGGGCGGCCTACTGAGCGGCGGCGACGCCGAGGCCGAGCGCGCGGGCCATGATGTCGCGCCACAGCTCCGCGGGCAGGCCGCCGCCGGTGACGCTGCGCATCGGGCCGTTGTCGTCGTTGCCCAGCCAGACGCCGGCAACCAGACCGCCGGCGAAGCCGACGAACCAGGCGTCGCGATAGTCGGAGCTGGTGCCGGTCTTGCCGGCGACGGCGACGCCGGGCAGGGCGGCGGCGCGGCCGCTGCCCTCGGTCACCACGGCGCGCAGCATGCCGGCCATCGCCGCGGCGTCGTCGGCATCGATCTGCCGGGCGAGCCGGCCGTCGCCGTGGCCGTAGAGCAGCCGGCCGGCGGCGTCGCGGATCTCGACGATGCCATAGGGCGCGACGGCGACGCCGCCATTGGCGATGGCGGCATAGGCGCCGACCAGCTCCAGCGGGTGCACGCCGCCGGCACCGAGCGCCAGCGCCGGCGTACGCGGCAGGTCGCTGGCGATGCCGAGCCGCTGGGCCAGCGCGCGCACGTCGCCGACGCCGACATCGTCGATCAGCCGGGCCGTGGCGGCATTCAGCGACTGCGCCAGCGCCTGGCGCAGCGTCACCGGCCCGCGGAAGCGGCCGTCGTAGTTCTGCGGCGACCAGCCGCCGATGGTCACCGGGCTGTCGTCGATCATGCTGTCGGGGCGCCAGCCCTCCCGCAGCGCGGCGAGGTAGACGAACGGCTTGAACGCCGAGCCGGGCTGGCGCAGCGCCACGGTGGCGCGGTTGTACTGGCTGGCCTGGTAGTCGCGGCCGCCGACCATGGCCCGCACCGCGCCGTCCGGCGCCAGCATCACCACGGCGGCCTGGCCGACCCGGGCGGCGGCGCCCTGCGCCGCCAGGGTTGCGCGCACCTCGCCGGCCGCGATCGCCTGCAGCCCGCGGTCGAGCGTGGTGACGATGACCAGGTCGCCGGCGTCGGCAGGCACCAGCGCGGCGGCATGCTCCGCCACCCAGTCGGCGAAATAGAGGGCATCGGCGCTGCGCCGCGCGCCGCCGGCGTCGGCATAGCCGACCACGCCGGCGCGCGCGTCGGCCGCCTGGGCGGCGCTGATGAATTCGGCGTCGACCATGCCGGCCAGCACGGTGGCGGCGCGGGCGGCGGCACGGTCCGGGTCGGCGGCGGGGTTGAAGCGCGACGGCGCCTTCAGCAGCCCGGCCAGGATGGCCGATTCGGCCAGCGACAGCCGGCGCGCGCTGTGACCGAAGAAGCGCTGCGACGCCGCCTCCACCCCGTAGGTGCCGGCGCCGAAATAGACCCGGTTGAGGTAGATCGCCAGGATCTGCTGCTTGGAGAAGCGATGCTCCAGCCACAGCGCCAGCAGCGCCTCCTGCACCTTGCGGCGGATGGTGCGCTCCGGCGTCAGGAACAGGTTCTTGGCCAGCTGCTGGGTGATCGTGCTGGCGCCCTGGCGCAGCTCGCCGGCGACGATGTTGCTGACCGCGGCGCGGGCCACGCCGACGATGTCGATGCCGGGATGGTCGAAGAAGCGGCGGTCCTCGGTGGCCAGCACCGCCAGCACCAGCGAATCCGGCAGCTCCTCGTAGTCCAGCGCGCCGCCGTGATAGTCGCCGTAGCTGGCCAGCACGGCGCCGTCGGCGGCCTTGATCACCATGCTCGGCCGGCGCGAGGCGGCGAGCGCGTCGTCGATCGACGGCAGGTCGTAGGCGAACCAGGCGACCAGCCCGGCGACCAGCACCACCGACCAACCGCGCCGACCGCGGCCCAGCGCAGCAGCCGCGGCCACAGCCGGCGGCCCGACCGGCGGCGCTGCGCCGGCGCGGCGCGCTGCGGCGGACGGCGGCCTTGCGGCGCGCGTCGCCGCCGGCCGCTTCGGCGCCGCCTTGCGTTTTGGCGCGGTTGCCGGCGCGGCCTTCGGCCCGGTCTTGCGCGCGGCCTTCGGTTTGGCGGCCTTGGCTTTGGCGGCCGGCTTGCGCGCGCGCGCCGGCTTCGTCGGCTTGGCTGCGGCCGGGCGCGGCTTCGCCGCACGCGAAGAGGCCTTGCGCCGCGCCGGTTTTTTCCGAGACTCGTCGGACTTCGCCATGGCACCGTCATAGCGCCCGGCGCCTGCCGCGACCACGCCTTTGTTGCCAATGCTTTAGGCGAACAGCCTGATCCGTGCACTGAAGAGAGGGACGATGACCGCCGCCGATCTGACCGACATCGAGGCGCCGGAGGCGCGGCTGGCCGCGCTGGGCCTGACCCTGCCGGCGGCACCGGGCGCCGTCGCCAACTACGTGCCGTGGGCGGTGATCGACAACGTTGTCATGACCTCCGGCCAGCTGCCGTGGATCGACGGCGACCTGAAGTACAAGGGCCGGATCGGCGCCGCGCTGAGCGGCGAGGAGGGCTACCAGGCCTGCCGGCTGTCGGCACTGAACGCCATTGCCCAGCTGCGCGCCGCGGCGGGCTCGCTCGACCGCATCCGCCGGGTGTTCCGGCTGGAGGGCACGCTCAACGTCGCCGAGGACTACCGCGACCACCCGCAGGCGCTGAACGGCGCCTCCGACCTGGTCAACCAGGTGTTCGGCGCGCGCGGCCCACACCTGGATGATCTACACCAACCCGGTGATGCCGCTGGATTGCGCCGCGCTGGTGGTGCTGTTCGCCCAGCTCGACCGGCCGAGGACGCCGGCCGGCGATGAAGGCCGCCGACAGCCACGTCTTCCACCGCCACGCCGGGCTGCAGCTGCCGGTCGCCGCGCGCGGCGACGGCGCCTGGATCGTCGACGCCGACGGCCGCCGCTATCTCGACGCCTCCGGCGGCGCGGCGGTGTCGTGCCTCGGCCACGCGCATCCGGAGGTGATCGCGGCGATCAAGGCGCAGCTCGACGCCATCCCCTATGCCCACACCGGCTTATTCACCACCGCGCCGATGGAGGCACTGGCCGATCTGCTGGTCGCGACGGCGCCGCGGCCGGCCGATCCGGCCCGGCGGCTCGACCGGGTCTATTTCGTCTCCGGCGGCTCGGAGGCGATGGAGGCGGCACTGAAGCTGGCCCGCCAGTATTTCCTGGAGATCGGCCAGCCGCAGCGCCGCCACGTGATCAGCCGGCGGCAGAGCTATCACGGCAACACCCTGGGCGCGCTGGCCGCCGGCGGCAACCGCTGGCGCCGGGCGCCGTTCGAGCCGCTGCTGATCGAGACCCACCAGATCGCGCCCTGCTACCAGTATCGCGAGGCCCGCGCCGGCGAGGCGGCGGAGGCCTATGGCCGGCGCGCCGCCGACGCGCTGGAGCGCAAGGTGCAGGAACTGGGGCCGGAGACGGTGATGGCGTTCCTGGCCGAGCCGGTGGTCGGCGCCACCGCCGGCGCGGTGCCGGCGGTGCCCGGCTATCTCGCCCGCATCCGCGAGATCTGCGACCGCCACGGCATCCTGCTGGTCTTCGACGAGGTGATGTGCGGCATGGGCCGCACCGGCTGGCGCTATGCCTGCGCCGAGGACGGCGCGGTGCCGGACCTGCTCGCGATCGCCAAGGGGCTCGGCGCCGGCTACCAGCCGATCGGCGCTGTGCTGGCCGGCGCCCACCTCTACGACGCCATCGCCGCCGGCTCCGGCTTCTTCCAGCACGGCCACACCTATATGGGCCACGCCACCGCCTGTGCCGCCGCGCTGGCGGTGCAGCGGGTGATCGACCGCGACGGCCTGCTCGAACGCGTGCGCGCGCTCGGCGACCGTCTCGACCGGCTGCTGCACGACCGGCTGGGCCAGCACCCGCATGTCGGCGACATCCGCGGCCGCGGCCTGTTCCGCGGGCTGGAGCTGGTCGCCGACCGCGACGGCAAGGCGCCGTTCGATCCGTCCCTGCGGCTGCATGCGCGGATCAAGCAGGCGGCGCTTGCCCGTGGCCTGATCTGCTATCCGATGGGCGGCACGGTCGACGGCGTCGCCGGCGACCATGTGCTGCTGGCGCCGCCATTCATCATCGATGAACACGAAGCTGCCATGATCGTGGACACCACTGTGGCGGCGATCGACGACGCGATCGGCCAGGTCGGCGCCCGCGCCTGACCGCGGCCGCCCGGCGCGAACCCTGCCCGGGGGCTCCCGGCGCGGGTTGCGGATTGGAAGACGATGACACGAACCCGTTCCACCGGACGACCTGGCGGCCTGCTGGCGGCGGCCCTGCTGGCGGTCCTGCTGGCGGCCGGGGCGGTCGCGCTGGCGCAGGAACCCCGGTTCGTGACCATCGGCACCGCCGGCGTCACCGGTGTCTACTACCCGGCCGGCGGCGCGATCTGCCGCATGGTCAACCCCAACCGCGCCGAGCACGGCATCCGCTGCTCGGTGGAAAGCACCGGCGGGTCGGTGTTCAATCTGCAGGCGCTGGAGGCCGGCGACCTCGACCTGGCGCTGGCGCAGTCGGACGTGGCCTATCGCGCGGTCCACGGCGACGGCGCCGATTTCCCCGCGCCCGCCCCCGACCTGCGCGCCGTGTTCTCGCTGCATCGCGAGCCGTTCACCGTGCTGGCCCGCGCCGACGCCGGCATCGCCGCCTTTGCCGACCTGGTCGGCAAGCGGGTCAACATCGGCAACCCCGGCTCCGGCCAGCGGGCGACGATGGACGTGATCATGCAGGCGATGGGCTGGACTCTGGACGATTTCGCCGCGGTGGCGGAGCTGAAGTCGACAGACCAGGCCCGCGCCCTGTGCGAGGGCGAGATCGACGCCAGCGTATTCATCGTCGGCCATCCGTCGGCCTCGGTGCAGGAGGCGACGGCCGCCTGCGACATCGTGGTGGTGCCGGTGACGGGGCCGGAGATCGACGCGCTGGTCGCCGCCCACCCCTACTACGCCGCGGCCACCATCCCCGGCGGCATGTACCGCGGCAACGATGCCGACGTGCCGACCTTCGGCATGGTCGCGGTGCTGATGACCACCGCGCGCGCCGGCGACGACGTGATCTACGCCATCGTCTCGGCGGTGTTCGACAACCTGGACGACTTCACCCGCCTGCATCCGGCGCTGGAATCGCTGAGCGCGGCGGCGATGGCCCGCGACGGCCTGGTCGCGCCGCTGCATCCGGGCGCGCGGCGCTACTTCGACGAAGCCGGCCTGAGTCCCGAGTAATCTCGCCCGGGTGGCGCAAGCGTCTGGCACACCTGTCGCCGCGGCCTGGCGGCGCCGGCGGGGCGGATGCACGGGAAACGCGCAGCGAGTTCTTGCATTCTAGTAGTATTACCAGGACATGACCGCTTGTTACTTTTGCGGTCTATTCGTCCATTGCCCGCGTCGGCCGGCGTGTCCGGCTATACATCCGGCCGGTGCCCGTCCTTATAGTTAATGCCGGACTTGATTTTGTTACAAATTCTGACCAAAGGCATTATTGACTTTTTTGTAAGAGTTCCGAATTATCCTTGCGGAT is a window from the Alphaproteobacteria bacterium genome containing:
- a CDS encoding calcium-binding protein, with amino-acid sequence MALTASKSKVTGPVTSTVGDLIFGTEKDDWLDGTAGNDQVSGRAGNDVIRGLWGDDRLFGGDGHDWLVGDDGDDQLYGGDGFDRLFGGGDDDLLYGGAGNDTLVGGAGADLLDGGSGVDTADYSASTSTLWISLATGTGSLGDAAGDTLLSIENLIGGQAFDYLVGNAEANVIDGGGGGDYVEAGDGNDTLVGSLGHDTLVGGGGADTVDYSAYDPAQEPDPGPGDIVLGTQGSGLLGNGAGTVSGVDGLIVHLGFQHTLFGDESRKDALDGIEHAVGTGRNDRIIGDAGANRLSGDGGDDYLFGGLGDDDIFGGSGNDDLWGSGGRDEMFGGDGIDDLRGGQDDDVLYGGFGDDRLYGDAGADHLYGEGDADRLYGGADDDVLHGGDGGDTLHGDDGDDQLHGGRGLDDLWGGAGADLFWFGEDGEGQGKEAGKTMAVVRDFSQADGDLLVLDLIDADVTVADDQAFAFIGSNGFTGVAGQLRYFHATAVDDLTVVEADVDGDAVADYRFEIVGLAILTEADFGL
- a CDS encoding class I SAM-dependent methyltransferase, which gives rise to MGRRRWEIAMLDVRSLRPDNAPGAAVTRISAAEFGPLTRFRAAVAHALVARRSRRAEAVLRANAPLWALIEAYARNSAVTGVSYGDYLTLYEEVRRRRPTEILECGTGISTVVLAYAQLENEREGAPPGRVTSMEDVPHWHAVARQCLPAQLAGRVDLVLSPKRDGFYKCFRGVEYAAIPDRPYDFVFSDGPDRHSPVNGDKLFNLDFITVVRRSERPVFGIVDDHYLTFYVLQKVFGLRRARYSVARKLMLVGPVTRADVRILQKEPFLRDLRLLRPTELHLRMGVDR
- a CDS encoding PBP1A family penicillin-binding protein is translated as MAAAAALGRGRRGWSVVLVAGLVAWFAYDLPSIDDALAASRRPSMVIKAADGAVLASYGDYHGGALDYEELPDSLVLAVLATEDRRFFDHPGIDIVGVARAAVSNIVAGELRQGASTITQQLAKNLFLTPERTIRRKVQEALLALWLEHRFSKQQILAIYLNRVYFGAGTYGVEAASQRFFGHSARRLSLAESAILAGLLKAPSRFNPAADPDRAAARAATVLAGMVDAEFISAAQAADARAGVVGYADAGGARRSADALYFADWVAEHAAALVPADAGDLVIVTTLDRGLQAIAAGEVRATLAAQGAAARVGQAAVVMLAPDGAVRAMVGGRDYQASQYNRATVALRQPGSAFKPFVYLAALREGWRPDSMIDDSPVTIGGWSPQNYDGRFRGPVTLRQALAQSLNAATARLIDDVGVGDVRALAQRLGIASDLPRTPALALGAGGVHPLELVGAYAAIANGGVAVAPYGIVEIRDAAGRLLYGHGDGRLARQIDADDAAAMAGMLRAVVTEGSGRAAALPGVAVAGKTGTSSDYRDAWFVGFAGGLVAGVWLGNDDNGPMRSVTGGGLPAELWRDIMARALGLGVAAAQ
- a CDS encoding RidA family protein, which encodes MTAADLTDIEAPEARLAALGLTLPAAPGAVANYVPWAVIDNVVMTSGQLPWIDGDLKYKGRIGAALSGEEGYQACRLSALNAIAQLRAAAGSLDRIRRVFRLEGTLNVAEDYRDHPQALNGASDLVNQVFGARGPHLDDLHQPGDAAGLRRAGGAVRPARPAEDAGRR
- a CDS encoding aspartate aminotransferase family protein, yielding MKAADSHVFHRHAGLQLPVAARGDGAWIVDADGRRYLDASGGAAVSCLGHAHPEVIAAIKAQLDAIPYAHTGLFTTAPMEALADLLVATAPRPADPARRLDRVYFVSGGSEAMEAALKLARQYFLEIGQPQRRHVISRRQSYHGNTLGALAAGGNRWRRAPFEPLLIETHQIAPCYQYREARAGEAAEAYGRRAADALERKVQELGPETVMAFLAEPVVGATAGAVPAVPGYLARIREICDRHGILLVFDEVMCGMGRTGWRYACAEDGAVPDLLAIAKGLGAGYQPIGAVLAGAHLYDAIAAGSGFFQHGHTYMGHATACAAALAVQRVIDRDGLLERVRALGDRLDRLLHDRLGQHPHVGDIRGRGLFRGLELVADRDGKAPFDPSLRLHARIKQAALARGLICYPMGGTVDGVAGDHVLLAPPFIIDEHEAAMIVDTTVAAIDDAIGQVGARA
- a CDS encoding TAXI family TRAP transporter solute-binding subunit, whose protein sequence is MTRTRSTGRPGGLLAAALLAVLLAAGAVALAQEPRFVTIGTAGVTGVYYPAGGAICRMVNPNRAEHGIRCSVESTGGSVFNLQALEAGDLDLALAQSDVAYRAVHGDGADFPAPAPDLRAVFSLHREPFTVLARADAGIAAFADLVGKRVNIGNPGSGQRATMDVIMQAMGWTLDDFAAVAELKSTDQARALCEGEIDASVFIVGHPSASVQEATAACDIVVVPVTGPEIDALVAAHPYYAAATIPGGMYRGNDADVPTFGMVAVLMTTARAGDDVIYAIVSAVFDNLDDFTRLHPALESLSAAAMARDGLVAPLHPGARRYFDEAGLSPE